The Mauremys reevesii isolate NIE-2019 unplaced genomic scaffold, ASM1616193v1 Contig1, whole genome shotgun sequence genome includes a region encoding these proteins:
- the LOC120392368 gene encoding paraneoplastic antigen Ma1 homolog, translated as MGFPEEMEPNKIEESLDAAEILGRVKVHTRIYNRKVKGMVALCTHSKEADLDKVPKEVQVEDIPWTILGAEQSPPSVPVSLEVDSLAQKLQALMVDEKRTREELILALGGAPTPAAPSLVGWAKELGNALKDALKPVYDSAPYKQLRSFSGVSPVPSGEDDYETWRDFTMPLVQEWEYSDAEKRKHVLESLRGPAMQIIQALKDSQSAATVQDYLTALESVCGATDSSEDLYYCFRHTYQEPHERLSDFIRSLEDLLQQVMRKEGIPIKHIDSARLDQILRGT; from the coding sequence ATGGGGTTCCCAGAAGAGATGGAACCAAACAAAATTGAGGAGAGCCTAGATGCAGCTGAAATACTGGGGAGGGTAAAGGTCCACACCCGTATTTACAACCGCAAAGTGAAGGGCATGGTAGCACTATGTACTCACTCCAAGGAAGCAGATCTTGATAAAGTGCCCAAAGAGGTGCAAGTAGAAGATATCCCCTGGACAATTCTGGGGGCAGAGCAGTCCCCTCCTAGTGTGCCTGTGTCACTTGAGGTGGATTCTTTAGCCCAGAAATTGCAAGCTCTGATGGTGGATGAGAAGCGGACAAGAGAAGAATTAATTTTAGCATTAGGAGGGGCTCCAacacctgcagcacccagcctggtGGGATGGGCCAAAGAGCTGGGAAACGCTCTCAAAGATGCATTGAAGCCGGTATATGACAGTGCTCCATACAAACAGTTACGTTCATTCTCGGGGGTGTCACCTGTACCCTCAGGGGAGGATGATTATGAGACCTGGAGGGATTTTACGATGCCGCTTGTCCAAGAGTGGGAATACTCTGATGCAGAGAAGCGGAAACATGTACTTGAGAGTCTGAGAGGACCTGCCATGCAAATTATACAAGCCCTGAAAGACTCCCAATCAGCTGCCACAGTGCAAGACTATTTAACTGCTCTTGAAAGTGTCTGTGGTGCTACTGATAGCAGTGAAGACCTGTATTATTGCTTCCGCCATACTTATCAGGAGCCCCACGAGCGATTGTCGGATTTCATCAGGAGTCTAGAGGATTTGCTACAGCAGGTAATGCGGAAGGAGGGCATCCCCATCAAGCACATTGATTCTGCTAGGTTGGACCAAATCCTTAGGGGCACCTGA